From Pulveribacter suum, a single genomic window includes:
- the ligD gene encoding DNA ligase D — protein sequence MARRKDDPLSSYRQKRDFTVTPEPQEGGAPSHGALRFVVQKHWATRLHYDFRLELDGTMKSWAVPKGPSYDPADKRMAVPVEDHPISYNTFEGDIPQGQYGGGHVIVWDKGWWEPLEDPEQGLRSGKLKFVLHGHKLHGRWTLVRMGGGRGKPAWLLIKERDGLERAATDYSVVDALPDSVGPLPEAPGRPATAPSKPAQSPAAKPSALPDFIAPQLATLVDEPPAPRADWLYELKFDGYRILARIDGQDIRLLTRAGKDWTQRMPHLVQALARLGLGSAWLDGEIVVPDSQGVPDFQALQNAFDATGAADVVYYAFDLPFLDGRDLRNLPLVQRRAALQQALAQADERHVRLSAPFDAPAAELLASSCALGFEGVIGKRRDAPYVSARSQDWIKLKCSQRQEFVIAGYTDPKGTRTGLGSLLLGVHDEKSGALRYAGNVGTGFTRQSLQALSARLRALKTDESPFAQRSHIAGSPHWVRPELMAEVAFAGWTRDARVRHAVFHGLREDKPAAAIVRERSAPLVPPRQRAAPAASGKPAPAGDDEAQVGTLRITHPDRVIDPTTGATKLDLVRYYARVGPLMMEHLAQRPVSVVRTPGGVQGVRVFQRHFDTGDLPGLRALDPALYEGHPPLFEVASAEGLAQAAQMSVVELHTWNARRDRIDRPDRMVFDLDPGEDVAWQQVLEGAELVRVLLQELGLPAFLKTSGGKGLHVVTPIKRLYDWDTVRAFSQAVVQHLARTLPQRFVAQAGPRNRVGRIFVDWLRNSFGATTVSAWSVRARPGLGISVPLRWNELHGLESSAHWHLGNIDARLDEGNAPWRGYAKATVSLTPAMRTLKDGR from the coding sequence ATGGCCCGGCGTAAGGACGACCCACTGTCTAGCTATCGGCAAAAGCGCGACTTCACCGTCACGCCCGAGCCGCAGGAGGGCGGTGCGCCCAGCCATGGCGCCCTGCGCTTCGTCGTGCAAAAGCACTGGGCAACGCGGCTGCACTACGACTTCCGGCTGGAGTTGGACGGCACCATGAAGAGCTGGGCCGTGCCCAAGGGCCCCAGCTACGACCCGGCAGACAAGCGCATGGCGGTGCCGGTCGAAGACCACCCGATTTCCTACAACACGTTCGAGGGCGACATCCCCCAGGGGCAATACGGCGGCGGCCACGTCATTGTCTGGGACAAGGGCTGGTGGGAGCCTTTGGAAGATCCCGAGCAAGGACTGCGCAGCGGCAAACTCAAGTTCGTCCTGCACGGCCACAAGCTGCACGGACGCTGGACTCTGGTGCGCATGGGCGGCGGGCGCGGCAAGCCCGCCTGGCTGCTGATCAAGGAGCGCGACGGCTTGGAACGGGCCGCGACGGATTACAGCGTGGTGGATGCCCTGCCAGACAGCGTTGGTCCGCTGCCAGAAGCGCCTGGGCGGCCCGCAACGGCCCCTTCCAAGCCCGCTCAATCCCCAGCGGCGAAGCCGTCTGCCCTGCCCGACTTCATCGCCCCGCAGCTGGCCACGCTGGTGGACGAACCCCCTGCCCCGCGCGCCGACTGGCTGTACGAGCTGAAATTCGACGGCTACCGCATCCTGGCGCGCATCGACGGCCAGGACATCCGCCTGCTCACGCGCGCCGGCAAGGACTGGACGCAGCGCATGCCGCACCTCGTGCAGGCCCTTGCCCGCCTGGGACTGGGGTCGGCCTGGCTCGACGGTGAGATCGTGGTGCCGGACAGCCAGGGCGTGCCGGACTTCCAGGCGCTGCAAAACGCCTTCGATGCCACGGGCGCCGCCGACGTCGTGTACTACGCGTTCGACCTGCCGTTCCTGGACGGCCGCGATTTGCGCAACCTGCCGCTGGTGCAGCGCCGTGCGGCCCTGCAGCAGGCGCTGGCGCAGGCAGACGAGCGCCACGTGCGCCTCAGCGCACCCTTCGACGCGCCGGCAGCAGAGCTCCTTGCCTCGTCCTGCGCCCTGGGATTTGAAGGCGTGATCGGCAAACGCCGTGATGCACCCTATGTTTCTGCCCGGTCGCAGGACTGGATCAAGCTCAAATGCAGCCAGCGCCAGGAATTCGTCATTGCCGGCTATACCGACCCGAAAGGCACGCGCACCGGCCTGGGCTCGCTGCTGCTGGGTGTGCACGACGAGAAAAGCGGTGCGCTGCGCTACGCCGGCAATGTGGGCACGGGGTTCACCCGCCAGTCCCTGCAGGCGCTGTCTGCCCGGCTGCGAGCGCTGAAAACGGACGAGTCGCCCTTTGCGCAGCGCAGCCACATCGCCGGCAGCCCGCACTGGGTGCGGCCCGAGCTGATGGCCGAGGTGGCCTTTGCTGGCTGGACACGCGACGCTCGCGTGCGCCACGCCGTGTTTCACGGACTGCGCGAGGACAAGCCGGCTGCCGCCATCGTACGCGAGCGCTCTGCCCCGCTGGTGCCGCCGCGCCAGCGCGCCGCGCCGGCCGCCAGCGGCAAGCCTGCGCCGGCGGGCGACGACGAGGCGCAGGTGGGCACGTTGCGCATTACCCATCCCGACCGCGTCATCGACCCGACCACTGGCGCCACCAAGCTCGACCTGGTGCGCTACTACGCGCGGGTGGGGCCTTTGATGATGGAGCACCTGGCACAACGCCCGGTTTCGGTGGTGCGCACGCCGGGCGGCGTGCAAGGCGTTCGGGTCTTCCAGCGTCACTTCGACACCGGCGACCTGCCCGGCCTGCGCGCGCTGGACCCTGCGCTCTATGAAGGCCATCCGCCCTTGTTCGAGGTGGCAAGCGCCGAAGGACTCGCGCAGGCGGCGCAAATGAGCGTGGTGGAGCTGCACACCTGGAACGCCCGCCGCGACCGCATCGACCGGCCTGACCGCATGGTCTTCGATCTGGACCCTGGGGAAGATGTGGCCTGGCAGCAGGTGCTGGAGGGTGCCGAGCTGGTGCGTGTGCTGCTGCAAGAGCTGGGCCTGCCAGCTTTCCTGAAAACCAGCGGGGGCAAGGGCCTGCACGTGGTCACGCCCATCAAGCGGCTGTACGACTGGGACACCGTGCGCGCGTTCTCGCAGGCTGTCGTGCAGCACCTGGCGCGTACGCTGCCGCAACGCTTCGTGGCCCAGGCCGGGCCACGCAACCGCGTGGGCCGCATCTTCGTGGACTGGCTGCGCAACAGCTTTGGCGCCACCACGGTCAGCGCCTGGTCGGTACGGGCGCGGCCCGGCCTGGGCATCTCGGTGCCGCTGCGCTGGAACGAGCTGCACGGCCTGGAGAGCAGCGCGCACTGGCATCTGGGCAACATCGACGCGCGCCTGGACGAAGGCAACGCACCCTGGCGCGGCTACGCGAAGGCCACTGTCTCCCTCACGCCGGCGATGCGGACGCTGAAGGACGGGCGCTGA